The following coding sequences are from one Prochlorococcus marinus CUG1438 window:
- the recO gene encoding DNA repair protein RecO, with amino-acid sequence MSGSGECRLEGLCIKSSPLGENDRLITILTDEQGIVRLAVPGARRPKSSLAATTPLTYMSLQIFGKRNLKSVRQIKILKSYSGLGKNIECLAAAQAITELTFLLVGNNDKQQNYLSCVLAHLDRICLYEESKEEDIKILSMSIQSLIHLLAIGGINLPIHHCCKTGDSIIPPLGNWEWSCYYLPNEGFSSIEDPQSNLKINASEVALLQRLLFPELPIKSNGELLGPKKVWLKILFILETWIYTQLEKDLSSLKMLRELYS; translated from the coding sequence ATGTCTGGTTCTGGGGAATGTCGATTAGAGGGTCTCTGCATTAAGTCTTCTCCATTAGGAGAGAATGATAGGTTAATAACCATCCTTACAGATGAGCAAGGAATAGTTCGATTAGCTGTACCTGGTGCGCGCCGGCCAAAAAGTAGTCTTGCAGCCACTACACCATTAACATACATGAGTTTGCAAATTTTTGGCAAAAGAAACCTTAAATCTGTACGTCAAATAAAAATCTTAAAAAGCTATTCTGGTCTTGGGAAAAATATTGAATGTCTTGCAGCCGCTCAAGCAATAACAGAATTAACATTTTTATTAGTAGGTAATAATGATAAGCAACAAAACTACTTGTCATGTGTTCTCGCTCATTTAGATAGGATTTGTTTATATGAAGAATCTAAAGAAGAAGATATTAAAATTCTTTCAATGAGTATTCAATCTTTAATACATCTATTGGCGATAGGTGGAATTAATTTACCAATTCATCATTGCTGTAAAACGGGAGATTCTATTATTCCACCTTTAGGAAATTGGGAATGGAGTTGTTATTATTTGCCAAATGAAGGTTTTTCATCTATCGAAGATCCGCAAAGTAACCTAAAAATTAATGCCTCTGAAGTTGCTTTATTACAGAGACTTCTTTTTCCCGAGTTACCAATAAAGTCGAATGGAGAATTATTAGGACCAAAAAAAGTTTGGCTTAAAATATTATTTATTCTTGAAACTTGGATCTATACCCAATTAGAGAAAGATCTATCTTCACTAAAAATGTTGCGAGAATTATATAGTTAA
- a CDS encoding YlqD family protein, whose product METKNSISIKRSIAIKAVVTPTWKEDAEKELSKAISNIDQQLSQLEQEGQQIVNNIRSQSVNPLDPRVQEQVSQVQQQVAAKRNEIEEQKRNLLQQQSQVRELKMDEIVDQGQVDSFCDVTVGDNLIEKMQVSITVKDGVIQSIDNN is encoded by the coding sequence ATGGAAACAAAAAACTCAATATCTATAAAGCGCTCAATAGCTATTAAAGCTGTAGTAACACCAACTTGGAAGGAAGATGCTGAAAAAGAATTAAGTAAAGCAATTTCAAACATTGATCAGCAATTATCGCAACTGGAGCAGGAGGGGCAGCAAATAGTAAATAATATTAGATCCCAATCGGTTAATCCTCTAGATCCAAGGGTTCAAGAACAGGTTAGTCAGGTGCAACAACAAGTCGCAGCAAAACGAAATGAAATTGAAGAACAAAAAAGAAATCTACTTCAACAACAGAGTCAAGTTCGCGAATTAAAAATGGACGAAATTGTTGATCAAGGGCAAGTGGATAGTTTCTGTGATGTCACTGTGGGCGACAATCTTATTGAAAAAATGCAAGTCTCGATTACGGTAAAAGATGGAGTTATTCAATCTATAGATAATAATTAA
- a CDS encoding YggS family pyridoxal phosphate-dependent enzyme has translation MNSSNYLKIKNKIPSNVNILAVSKGFRSQEIQTIQKIGQNDFGESKFQEAFEKQSSLKDFKQIRWHFIGRIQSNKIKKIVQNFKYIHSVDSFEKLQKISSISFEEKKNPFIMLQVKLSDDPSKAGFDPELLVSKWEEIQELKNIMLTGLMTINPKGLNSRENLQLFKKCRSLADSLQLPDCSMGMSGDWEEAIEAGSTWLRLGSLIFGDRTY, from the coding sequence GTGAACTCTTCAAATTATTTAAAAATAAAAAATAAAATTCCATCAAATGTCAATATACTTGCTGTTAGTAAAGGATTTAGAAGTCAAGAAATCCAGACTATTCAAAAAATAGGTCAGAATGATTTTGGTGAGAGTAAGTTTCAAGAAGCATTTGAAAAGCAATCGAGCTTAAAAGACTTTAAACAAATTAGATGGCACTTTATTGGAAGAATACAAAGTAATAAAATAAAAAAGATAGTTCAAAATTTTAAATATATACATTCAGTTGATTCATTTGAAAAGTTGCAAAAGATTTCTAGTATTTCATTTGAAGAGAAGAAAAATCCATTCATTATGTTGCAGGTCAAGTTAAGCGATGACCCTTCTAAAGCAGGTTTTGATCCTGAACTTTTAGTATCAAAATGGGAAGAAATTCAAGAATTGAAAAATATCATGTTAACCGGTTTGATGACTATTAATCCTAAAGGACTTAATTCAAGGGAAAACTTACAATTGTTTAAAAAATGTCGCTCACTCGCTGATTCTCTTCAACTTCCTGATTGTTCAATGGGAATGTCAGGAGATTGGGAAGAAGCTATTGAAGCTGGATCAACTTGGCTAAGACTAGGCTCATTAATTTTTGGAGATAGAACATATTAG
- a CDS encoding 2-deoxyribose-5-phosphate aldolase produces the protein MANIEYELNEKIHAIIINPYLRWEDFCANCDLIKKYNIKNISSSVNYLADFKNRLTNYSANINALISYPLADLPVSFIEELVCFAKDNGANGIEYIPNFINLSKKNSETFASEIEQVKLSGLPVTIIINKSKLQEEVFSNVIEICLELGIKNFQFGDGFGPPITSDDIAEILKIIGSPNQIKVVGGIKKLTQIIDLFDNGITCVGTSNFSEIFQELKVI, from the coding sequence ATGGCAAACATTGAATATGAATTAAACGAGAAAATTCATGCGATTATTATTAATCCCTATCTAAGGTGGGAAGATTTCTGTGCGAATTGCGATTTAATAAAAAAATACAACATTAAGAATATTTCTTCTTCAGTAAATTATTTAGCTGATTTTAAAAACCGTTTGACCAATTACAGCGCAAACATAAACGCACTTATTTCCTACCCTTTAGCAGATTTACCAGTTTCATTTATTGAAGAATTGGTCTGTTTTGCAAAAGATAACGGAGCAAATGGAATTGAATATATCCCAAATTTTATAAATTTATCCAAGAAAAACTCAGAAACCTTCGCTTCTGAAATTGAACAAGTTAAGTTATCTGGATTACCAGTTACAATAATCATAAATAAATCAAAACTTCAAGAAGAAGTTTTTTCTAATGTGATAGAAATATGCTTGGAATTAGGAATAAAAAATTTTCAATTCGGGGACGGATTTGGGCCTCCTATTACATCAGATGATATTGCCGAAATCCTGAAAATTATAGGCTCTCCAAATCAAATCAAAGTTGTAGGTGGTATAAAAAAACTTACTCAAATTATTGATTTGTTTGATAATGGAATCACTTGCGTAGGGACTTCAAATTTTTCTGAGATTTTTCAAGAATTAAAAGTTATTTAA
- a CDS encoding glycosyltransferase family 4 protein codes for MVHIAWLGKKSPFCGNVTYGNSTTENLKARGHKISFIHFDNPSTSNSSKPLFLANDPDVSLPYLIKSQVYTIPSPRAEKELRQSLKRLKPDIVHASLTLSPLDFRLPELCNAIKVPLIGTFHPAFDANNRNLTASTQQLTYQLYAPTLSKFDKIIIFSEPQKNVLEKLGVPKEKQIIIPNGVDENIWKPFCQKNKKYDYVKNKLGNERIFLYMGRIANEKNIEALLRSWRQIKNNNCKLVIVGDGPMKPTLENGFSNISKDKLFWWGAELDLETRVAIMQIAEVFFLPSLVEGLSLSLLEAMSTGTACIATDAGADGEVLDNGAGIVISTDNVATQLKTIIPILIEHPSFTKDLGEKARERVLQRYTITKNINSLEKVYMNLKDDFKN; via the coding sequence GTGGTTCATATTGCCTGGCTGGGTAAAAAATCTCCTTTTTGTGGGAATGTAACTTATGGCAATTCAACTACTGAAAATTTAAAGGCCAGAGGTCATAAAATTAGTTTTATTCATTTTGATAATCCCTCTACTTCAAATTCATCAAAACCATTATTTCTGGCAAATGATCCTGACGTAAGTCTCCCATATTTAATTAAGTCACAAGTTTATACAATTCCTTCCCCAAGAGCGGAAAAAGAGTTGAGGCAATCATTAAAAAGATTAAAACCAGATATCGTACACGCCAGTCTTACTCTATCTCCTTTAGACTTTAGACTTCCAGAACTTTGTAATGCAATAAAAGTCCCGCTGATAGGAACATTTCATCCAGCATTTGATGCTAATAATAGAAATTTAACAGCAAGTACTCAACAACTAACGTATCAACTTTATGCTCCCACTCTCTCTAAGTTCGATAAAATCATCATTTTTTCAGAACCTCAAAAAAATGTTCTTGAAAAATTAGGAGTACCTAAAGAAAAACAAATAATTATTCCAAACGGAGTTGATGAAAATATTTGGAAACCCTTTTGCCAAAAAAATAAAAAATATGATTATGTAAAAAATAAACTAGGAAATGAAAGAATCTTTTTATATATGGGAAGGATTGCTAATGAAAAAAATATTGAAGCCCTTTTACGTTCTTGGCGACAAATAAAAAACAATAATTGTAAATTAGTTATAGTTGGAGATGGACCTATGAAGCCGACACTTGAAAATGGTTTTTCTAACATTAGTAAAGATAAATTATTTTGGTGGGGTGCCGAATTAGATTTAGAAACTAGGGTAGCAATAATGCAAATAGCAGAAGTATTTTTCTTACCAAGCTTAGTAGAGGGTTTGTCTTTGTCACTTTTAGAAGCAATGTCAACTGGTACTGCATGCATAGCTACAGATGCAGGAGCTGATGGTGAAGTTTTAGATAACGGAGCAGGAATAGTAATTTCAACTGATAATGTGGCTACACAATTAAAAACAATAATCCCAATTCTTATAGAACACCCTTCATTTACAAAAGATCTTGGAGAGAAAGCTAGGGAAAGGGTACTTCAGCGGTATACAATTACCAAAAATATAAATTCACTAGAGAAAGTTTATATGAACTTAAAGGATGATTTTAAAAACTAA
- the raiA gene encoding ribosome-associated translation inhibitor RaiA: protein MKILIHGKNLELTGALKEYTEAKIEKATHHYKDIVKEADIHLSIEKNPRVSFQTAEVTIFANGTVIRAEEKTENLYSSIDLVSNKLCRKLRKYKERNNKTTHNKQFKNKDSLPSESMESNFLDKALFKEGTEASLPEPSIKNKYFEMTPISSEEARKQLDLIDHDFYVFRNKKNNELQVIYKRNHGGYGLIQSK from the coding sequence ATGAAAATTTTAATCCATGGAAAGAATCTTGAGCTCACTGGAGCATTAAAAGAATATACTGAGGCAAAGATAGAAAAAGCAACTCATCACTATAAGGATATCGTTAAAGAAGCTGACATACACCTTTCAATAGAAAAGAATCCAAGAGTCTCGTTCCAAACTGCAGAAGTTACTATTTTCGCAAATGGTACAGTGATTAGAGCTGAAGAAAAAACTGAAAATCTATACTCAAGCATTGACTTAGTTTCAAATAAACTTTGTAGAAAATTACGCAAATACAAAGAAAGAAATAATAAAACAACTCATAATAAACAATTTAAAAATAAAGATTCTTTACCAAGTGAAAGTATGGAATCAAATTTTTTAGATAAAGCTTTATTTAAAGAAGGAACTGAAGCAAGTCTGCCTGAGCCATCTATAAAAAATAAATACTTTGAAATGACTCCAATTTCATCAGAAGAAGCAAGAAAACAATTAGATCTAATTGATCATGATTTTTATGTTTTTCGAAATAAGAAAAATAACGAACTTCAAGTTATATACAAAAGGAATCATGGAGGTTATGGCCTGATTCAATCTAAATAA
- a CDS encoding AMP-binding protein has protein sequence MSDLAYWHSAKPLSKKDKFAISRDFIKNLHHIDQIWEKLKIKFGDTLAVSDLRGKYKEKFSYSELADLITKVSFCFKNYGLVKGDVVTVISENSPRWLVVDQGLMRLGAINAVRGINSPPVELEYIIEHSNSVGLIVQSKEIWLKLNNREELKKRLKFIINLEDEQFESLISWSKFISSVEKENSQNNNLEKFNPGLDDVATILYTSGTTGKPKGVPLTHANFLHQIINLAYIADPEPGTSVLSVLPIWHSYERSAEYFFFSCGCSQYYTIPKFLKDDITQVKPVVMATVPRLWEAIHDGFYQALKKMPSKKQKLIKFLISNSSVFKRSLRKIRNLDINQTTFRSKIPLLVSVISRYPLHKLSTIFLWPNILRKLCGEKLKFPINGGGALPEHVDLFFESLGVDVLVGYGLTETSPVLTCRRRELNVRGSSGQPLAFTEIKIVNDDKKKILKFREVGKILVKGPQVMKGYLNNEIATKDVLSKDGWFDTGDLGFLIPNGSLFITGRAKDTIVLSSGENIEPNPLETEILSSEFINQIQLVGQDKKCLTALVVPNVELVKSKFFEEDLSKLNLNKNIGTFFKSQINNLLKSRLGARSEEQILDCYFVDAFTLENGLLTQTLKQKRKEIEKKYSLQIENMYENKFSKKI, from the coding sequence ATGAGTGATCTAGCGTATTGGCATTCAGCCAAACCTCTTTCTAAAAAAGATAAATTTGCTATAAGTAGAGATTTTATTAAGAACCTTCATCACATAGATCAAATTTGGGAAAAATTAAAAATTAAATTTGGTGATACTTTAGCTGTTTCCGATTTAAGAGGGAAATACAAAGAAAAATTTTCTTATTCTGAGCTGGCTGATTTAATAACAAAAGTCTCTTTTTGTTTTAAAAATTATGGTTTAGTAAAGGGTGATGTTGTTACTGTAATATCTGAAAATTCTCCAAGGTGGCTAGTTGTAGATCAAGGCTTAATGCGTTTAGGAGCTATAAATGCAGTTAGAGGTATTAATTCTCCTCCAGTAGAATTAGAATATATTATTGAGCACTCTAATTCAGTAGGTCTAATAGTTCAGTCTAAGGAGATTTGGCTAAAGTTAAACAATAGAGAAGAATTAAAAAAAAGACTGAAATTTATAATCAATTTAGAAGATGAACAATTTGAAAGTTTAATAAGTTGGAGTAAATTTATAAGTTCAGTAGAAAAAGAAAATTCACAAAATAATAATCTTGAAAAATTTAATCCAGGACTTGATGACGTCGCTACTATTCTTTACACTTCTGGGACAACAGGAAAACCTAAAGGTGTCCCACTGACGCATGCAAATTTTTTACATCAAATAATCAATTTAGCTTATATCGCTGATCCAGAACCAGGGACCTCTGTATTAAGCGTTTTGCCTATCTGGCATTCTTATGAGAGGAGCGCTGAATACTTCTTTTTTTCTTGTGGTTGTTCTCAATACTATACAATTCCAAAATTTCTGAAAGATGATATCACACAAGTAAAACCTGTTGTCATGGCTACTGTCCCAAGACTATGGGAGGCAATACATGATGGTTTTTATCAGGCGTTGAAAAAAATGCCTTCCAAAAAGCAAAAACTTATTAAGTTTTTGATAAGTAATAGTTCAGTTTTCAAAAGAAGTCTAAGAAAGATAAGAAATTTAGATATCAATCAAACAACTTTTAGGTCAAAAATCCCCTTACTAGTTTCTGTTATTAGCCGGTATCCTTTACATAAATTGTCTACTATTTTTTTATGGCCGAATATTCTTAGAAAACTATGCGGAGAAAAACTGAAATTTCCCATTAACGGCGGAGGTGCATTGCCAGAACATGTGGATCTTTTTTTTGAGTCTTTAGGTGTAGATGTTTTGGTAGGGTATGGACTCACAGAAACTAGTCCAGTATTAACTTGTAGAAGAAGAGAATTAAATGTTAGAGGATCATCTGGTCAGCCTCTAGCATTTACTGAAATCAAAATAGTGAATGATGATAAAAAAAAGATTCTGAAGTTCAGAGAAGTCGGAAAAATTCTTGTTAAGGGGCCGCAAGTAATGAAAGGTTATCTTAACAATGAAATAGCTACAAAAGATGTTTTATCCAAGGATGGTTGGTTTGATACTGGTGATTTAGGGTTTCTTATACCAAATGGTTCTCTATTTATAACAGGAAGAGCCAAGGATACAATAGTGTTATCAAGTGGTGAAAATATAGAGCCGAATCCGCTTGAGACTGAAATCCTTAGTTCTGAATTTATTAATCAGATTCAACTAGTAGGACAAGATAAGAAATGTTTAACAGCCCTTGTAGTTCCTAATGTCGAATTGGTTAAAAGCAAGTTTTTCGAAGAAGATCTTTCAAAATTAAACCTAAATAAGAATATTGGTACATTTTTCAAATCACAAATTAATAATTTGCTTAAAAGTCGATTAGGAGCAAGATCAGAAGAACAAATATTAGATTGTTATTTTGTTGATGCCTTTACTCTAGAAAATGGGTTGTTAACACAAACTCTTAAACAAAAAAGAAAAGAAATAGAAAAAAAGTATTCATTACAAATAGAAAATATGTATGAAAACAAATTTAGTAAGAAAATTTGA
- the proC gene encoding pyrroline-5-carboxylate reductase: protein MTDKIAIIGFGNIAKAIITPLLDKELIQPKNVYCLVNSQKSLENIRSNYKHHINVYKSCTKGSEIIWDCKFKLLSVKPQHLKDIIEAKNLETKDNLLVSILAGVSIDRLAQKFPNHNCVRIVTNIPITVGKGLTGIAWGEKITKDQKQFTKKLFENTSKIYEFTEDYLDIFLALTSSGPAIIALIIEALSDGGLSGGLPKILSEELVMDMILGTISLIKEKNLTTSELKNLVTSPGGTTISALRVLEKKSIRSALIEAIVSASNRSKDFN from the coding sequence GTGACTGATAAAATTGCGATTATTGGTTTTGGAAACATTGCAAAAGCTATAATTACTCCTCTATTAGATAAAGAATTAATTCAGCCAAAGAACGTTTATTGTTTAGTAAATTCTCAAAAAAGTTTAGAAAATATAAGATCAAATTATAAACATCATATAAACGTCTATAAATCATGTACTAAAGGTTCAGAAATAATTTGGGATTGTAAGTTTAAACTTCTTTCAGTAAAACCCCAACATCTTAAAGATATAATTGAGGCTAAAAATTTAGAAACCAAGGACAATTTATTAGTCTCAATACTTGCGGGAGTTTCAATAGATAGACTTGCGCAAAAATTCCCTAACCATAATTGTGTGAGAATAGTTACAAATATTCCAATCACTGTTGGAAAGGGTTTAACAGGAATTGCTTGGGGTGAAAAAATTACAAAAGATCAGAAACAATTTACAAAGAAATTATTTGAAAATACTAGTAAAATCTATGAATTTACTGAAGATTATCTTGATATATTTTTAGCTTTAACGTCATCAGGACCTGCAATAATTGCTTTAATAATAGAAGCGCTTAGTGATGGTGGGTTGAGCGGTGGATTGCCAAAAATACTCTCAGAAGAACTTGTTATGGATATGATATTAGGGACTATTAGTTTAATTAAAGAAAAAAATCTAACTACTTCCGAGCTTAAAAATTTAGTAACTTCGCCAGGAGGAACAACTATCTCTGCATTGAGGGTTTTAGAAAAGAAAAGTATAAGGTCAGCTTTAATTGAAGCAATAGTTTCAGCTAGTAACCGAAGTAAGGATTTTAATTAG
- a CDS encoding PipX family protein — protein sequence MSSERYLNHPTFGMLYQVSPGNDGRDIYATLYAQKMFFLVEIRQREVFFEVIPYLDARNQAEFNLQKARRKGSEELSKWENLFTQTFL from the coding sequence TTGAGTTCCGAGCGTTATTTAAACCATCCAACATTTGGTATGTTGTACCAAGTCTCTCCTGGTAATGATGGAAGAGATATATACGCAACTTTGTACGCCCAAAAAATGTTCTTTTTGGTTGAAATCAGACAGAGAGAAGTTTTTTTTGAAGTTATACCTTATTTAGATGCCCGTAATCAGGCTGAATTTAACCTTCAAAAAGCTAGAAGAAAAGGATCTGAGGAGCTTTCTAAATGGGAGAATTTATTCACACAAACTTTTTTATAA
- a CDS encoding cell division protein SepF, whose amino-acid sequence MSLISRLKAVVAGDEYLDDDFDDLDYASQDEFNDINDFKQNQKNSNSLAHSNPFEFMSNNRSSKVVGMPGISNSSSEVSLMEPRSFDEMPQAIQALRERKTVILNLTMMDPDQAQRAVDFIAGGTYAIDGHQERVGESIFLFAPSCVNVTSSFPEEASPSNMSTKNTSQYSFEKNTAPEPAWGNSKLSAFS is encoded by the coding sequence GTGTCACTTATTTCTAGATTAAAGGCAGTTGTTGCAGGGGACGAATATCTTGATGATGATTTTGATGATTTAGATTATGCATCACAAGATGAATTCAATGATATTAATGATTTCAAGCAAAATCAAAAAAACTCTAATAGCCTTGCTCATTCAAATCCATTCGAATTTATGAGTAACAACAGATCATCAAAAGTTGTCGGAATGCCTGGGATCTCAAATTCATCTTCAGAAGTAAGCTTAATGGAGCCAAGAAGTTTCGATGAGATGCCTCAAGCTATTCAGGCCTTAAGAGAGAGAAAAACTGTAATACTTAATTTGACTATGATGGATCCTGATCAAGCTCAAAGAGCAGTTGACTTTATTGCTGGAGGTACCTATGCAATTGATGGACATCAAGAGAGAGTAGGTGAAAGTATTTTTCTTTTTGCTCCAAGTTGCGTTAATGTAACAAGTTCTTTCCCAGAAGAAGCTTCACCTTCTAATATGTCTACAAAAAATACATCACAATACAGCTTTGAAAAAAATACTGCTCCTGAACCAGCATGGGGTAATTCTAAATTAAGTGCTTTTTCATGA
- the lipB gene encoding lipoyl(octanoyl) transferase LipB, which yields MENRTAIIKQPDNISSFNDIYKLQKEYQEALILDNSNPDFIWIGEHQLCYTLGRGSNYDNLLFSLNDSKYDVFKIDRGGEVTCHMPGQLVTYLVLDLKNFNKDLNWYLRKIEEIIIKILGTFNIECHSRKGFTGVWIGNKKIASIGIGCKRWITINGFSININCELENFNKIVPCGIENCLMANMIDYNKNLNIQEVKRIVKKIIQEEFNFDFVSK from the coding sequence ATGGAAAATAGAACAGCAATAATTAAACAACCTGATAATATTTCTTCTTTTAATGATATTTACAAATTACAAAAAGAATATCAGGAGGCATTGATTTTAGATAATTCTAACCCTGATTTTATTTGGATAGGGGAGCATCAACTCTGTTATACATTGGGGAGAGGATCTAATTACGATAATTTACTATTTTCTCTGAATGATTCTAAATATGATGTTTTTAAGATTGATAGAGGTGGAGAGGTAACTTGTCATATGCCAGGACAATTAGTAACGTATTTGGTTTTAGATTTGAAAAATTTTAATAAAGATTTAAATTGGTACTTAAGAAAAATTGAAGAAATTATTATAAAAATCCTTGGAACTTTTAATATAGAATGTCACTCTAGAAAAGGGTTTACTGGTGTTTGGATAGGAAATAAGAAAATTGCCTCAATTGGAATTGGCTGTAAAAGATGGATTACAATAAATGGATTTTCAATCAATATTAACTGCGAATTAGAAAACTTTAATAAAATTGTTCCTTGCGGAATAGAAAATTGTCTTATGGCAAATATGATTGATTACAACAAAAATTTAAATATTCAAGAAGTCAAGAGAATTGTTAAAAAAATCATTCAGGAAGAATTTAATTTTGATTTTGTATCAAAATAG
- a CDS encoding 2-oxo acid dehydrogenase subunit E2: MSHEIFMPALSSTMTEGKIVEWLKNPGDKVERGESVLVVESDKADMDVESFQDGYLAAVLMPAGSTAPVGETIGLIVENENEIASVQEQNKGTQPEISTSDQLELVSNKTEEKPVIQTENIKKEAEEVVLKSEKPLPSFNVNQINAATSNVSSRIIASPRAKKLASQMGVDLAKIHGSGPHGRIQADDILKANGQPVSIPWIGEGSSPASIPGANLGVESKPETSGNSFGSPGETVQFNTLQKAVNKNMESSLDVPCFRVGYSINTDKLDNFYKKVKQNGVTMTALLVKAVAKTLKKHPQVNSSFSENGISYPENINIAVAVAMEDGGLITPVLKEPCNTDLFELSREWKDLVKRSRSKQLEPDEYSTGTFTLSNLGMFGVDRFDAILPPGTGAILAIASSKPTVVANSDGSISVKKIMQVNLTADHRVIYGADGASFLKDLASLIENEPETLVS, from the coding sequence ATGTCTCACGAAATATTCATGCCTGCCTTGAGTTCTACTATGACGGAGGGCAAGATTGTGGAATGGTTGAAAAATCCGGGAGATAAGGTTGAAAGAGGCGAATCTGTCTTGGTTGTTGAATCTGACAAGGCAGATATGGATGTTGAATCTTTTCAAGATGGATATCTTGCAGCAGTTTTAATGCCTGCTGGTAGCACTGCACCTGTTGGAGAAACTATTGGTCTCATTGTAGAAAATGAGAATGAGATAGCCTCAGTTCAAGAACAAAATAAAGGAACTCAACCCGAAATCTCAACTTCAGACCAACTTGAATTGGTAAGCAATAAAACCGAAGAAAAACCAGTAATCCAGACTGAAAATATCAAGAAAGAAGCTGAAGAAGTCGTCTTAAAGAGTGAAAAGCCTCTCCCATCTTTTAATGTCAATCAAATTAATGCCGCAACAAGTAATGTTTCTTCGAGGATAATTGCATCTCCAAGAGCTAAAAAATTAGCCTCTCAAATGGGTGTTGATTTAGCAAAGATTCATGGATCTGGCCCTCACGGAAGGATTCAAGCCGATGATATTTTAAAAGCTAATGGCCAACCTGTTTCTATACCATGGATAGGAGAAGGTAGTTCTCCTGCAAGTATTCCTGGTGCAAATTTGGGAGTTGAAAGTAAACCAGAAACTTCAGGAAATAGTTTTGGTAGTCCTGGAGAAACAGTTCAATTTAATACTCTTCAAAAAGCGGTAAATAAAAATATGGAATCTAGTTTAGATGTTCCATGTTTTAGGGTGGGTTACTCTATCAATACAGATAAATTAGATAATTTTTACAAAAAGGTAAAACAGAATGGAGTTACTATGACTGCTTTACTTGTAAAAGCAGTTGCAAAGACACTAAAGAAACATCCTCAAGTTAACTCAAGCTTTTCAGAAAATGGAATTTCTTATCCAGAAAATATAAATATTGCTGTTGCTGTTGCGATGGAAGATGGGGGACTAATAACTCCAGTATTAAAAGAACCATGCAATACTGATTTATTTGAATTATCTAGGGAATGGAAAGATCTCGTAAAAAGATCGAGATCAAAACAATTAGAACCAGATGAATACTCAACGGGGACATTTACCTTATCTAACCTTGGTATGTTTGGTGTTGATAGATTTGACGCAATACTACCCCCAGGGACCGGTGCGATCTTAGCGATAGCATCATCGAAACCAACTGTTGTAGCTAATAGTGATGGTTCAATATCTGTTAAAAAAATAATGCAAGTAAATCTTACAGCTGATCACAGAGTGATCTATGGAGCTGATGGAGCTTCATTCTTGAAAGACTTAGCTTCCCTTATAGAAAATGAGCCAGAGACACTTGTATCTTAA